The window TCCAGTTAATGGAGACTGGGGTCCTGTTATCAAATATGCTGCAAAAGTTATGGGCGTAACCTGTGATGACGATTATGTAGCTAAAATTAAAAACATGATTCAAGGCGAATCCAGTGGCAATGAAAAGGCAGTCAATAATTGGGATGCAAATGCAAAGGCTGGCCACCCAACGCTCGGGTTGATTCAGTTTAGACAAGACACTTTTGATAGATATAAAGTAAAGCCTTATACAAATATCTGGGCTGGTTTCGATCAATTGTGTGCGTTATTCAATATGTCTGACTGGAAGAGTCAAGTTAACTCATGGCAAAAAGTCAGAGCTTGGTCACCTAATGGTAAGAAACGAATGGATGAAGTCAAAAATACTTCGGCAATTCAGATTTCATGGGGCTGGCCTTTTCCTAGTGTTGGTGAAGGTAAGTTTACTGGTGGTCAATTATTCGGAATTAACCCAGGTGGCGAGTTTCGAACTAATAACTTCCACGATGGATTAGATTTTGGTAGCGTAGACCACCCTGGTAATGAAGTTCATGCAATCCACGATGGTAAAGTAACGATTATTGGAAATGATAGTTATATCGGTTGGCATGTAGTAACACATTCAAACGATGGGTATGACATTGTATACCAAGAAGCATTTTCTAACCGTGGAAATATCAAAGTTAGTCAAGGTCAAGAGGTTAAAACTGGTGATGTAATCGGTATTCGTGATACTAATCATGTGCACATTGGTGTGACTAATAAATCGTGGGTGGAAGGATATAACGGGCACAGCTTTGACCCTAACTGGGGCTGGCTTGATCCTCTTAAACTTATCAAAGATGGTAGTAAACCTGGAGAACTCGTTGTTTCACAGAAAACTGTAGAGATTGGTCAAGAATGTGATATTGGTTTAGTCCAATATATAGGATCAGGTAGAGTTGCGACTTATAGTTCTCCAATCGATAAAAGAACATCGGGTCAATACATTAAGCCAGGACAGCACATTAGGATTATCAGAAAATACACTGGTAATGGAACAGATTGGTATAAGATCACAGACAACAACTGGATCAATGCTGACTTTATTAATGTAAATAATGGTAGCAAGTATTTATTTAATAGTATTCAAGGTAAAGGACATATTAAGTGGGACGAAAGCGTAAAGATACCGTCTCTTGAAGTGTTTAAAAGAACCTTAAAAACTAAATACTTATATAGCAAAATACCAGTTCATTTATATCCTAATGTGAATAGTCCGACTGAATCTTCCTTAGATACATCTAGCGATGAAAAAATTATTTATCGAACTAAAGATGACGATGGAATAGATTGGTACGGGCTTAGTAACAAGCAATGGATTAATAGCCAGAATTTAGTTTTAGGTGCCTATGCTTATCAACCTGCTAAAGGAATAGGTAAGACTAATAAAACTGCAAGCATTTTTGCAGAACCTGGAAATAGCAATATTGGGACAGTAAATCAGAATACTGAATGTAAAGTATTCATGATTGCTAAGAATCAAGGTAAGACTTGGTACAACATAGGTGGTCAGCGATGGATTAATTCGCAGGATATTTCTTTTACTACTGCTCCATTACCGATTGCAGAAGTAGTTAATGGAAAAGATTTACCACCTAACTATACTGACAAATTGACTGTTTATGATAGCCCTGCTTGGGATAGAAAAGTGAATGGTAAATATGTTGGTAAGAATGAATTAGTGAACATTTCAGGTCAAGCTAACTCAGATAATCAGGTATGGTATCGAGTTGAAAAAGGCTGGATAAATGGTAAATATGTAGACTTTTCTCAAAAAGGCGATGTTAAGCCTTATGATCCTAAAGCAAAGTCAATTCCTAATAATGACGATAATGCGATTGTTTTAAAAGAAGTTTATTTAAAAGCCCCTAATGCTAACAAGTTTGAGAATGAAAAGATTTTAAAACATGATTTTTCTGAATATAATATTAATTCTTCTGACCAATTAAAAGGGTTAGTTCAATCTTATATCTATGACAAACGTGTGGGAGAAGTAGAAGTTAATTTAACTATTGATTTCTATCAAATGAAAAATGAACTCGCACAATTGAAATCCTGTGATGTGGGCTATGAAGCGTCAGTATTTTTTAAGAAATTAGACATTAATGAAGCTACAGAGATTACATCACTTGAATGGAATGGACCTAAGCAAAGAATTGAAAATGTTCACCTAGGTAAAAAAGAAGAAACCTTGCGTGATACCATGAACCAATTCTTAGCTGTAGCCGATGCTAATAGTCAAAAGAATGCGAGTGAAAGTGCAAGTTCCAGCGAAAGCGCAAATGCGGAAGCTATCAATCAGATTAAATCAAAAGTTTATAAACAGTTAGATGACTTCAAAGTAGATTGGGAAGCTTACAAGAAAAACGTGCCTACACAAACCGATTTTCAAAATCAATTACAGGCAATGCAAACCAATTTAAGTAAATCTATGGAAGAGAAGTTTCAAGAACTCGAAGAAAGGATCAAGAATGATAAATCGGATAATTCTGGATCTAAGCAAGAAAAACAATAGTTTAAACGAAATAATCAGACTTCGGCAGGGAGAGAACAATTCAACTGAAATCCAAGCTACTGTTACAGCTAATAACCAAGCTTATAACTTGAATGGATCAACAGCTGAATTACATATGAAGAAACCTGATTACGAAGTATATGTAACAAAAGCAACAATCAATAATAACGAAATTATTTGTAAATTAACTAGTGATGCAGTTAAGTTTTCTGGAAAGGCTACAGCTTACTTTCAGATTACTAATGGAAATTCTGTAGTTACAACAGAAGATTTTAAGTTGGAGATCTTACCTGCATTAAACCTAGTTAAGAAAAAAGATCCAAACGAACCACAACCAATTGATTTACAAGTAATGAATAATAATGATGAAAGGAAAGCAGAATGGGTGTAAACATCGTAAACAATGGCAAGCCATACTTCTTTAGATTCGACATTTCTAAAGAAGGCGGCATGTCTGCTAGAATTACGGATTACCTTAAAACAAGAGTAAATGACAATGGTAAGAAAGTACCCGTTAAATGGTTTGACCAAGGGATGGTGATGAACGTCCACGGGATGTCGCCATTTATTCAGGGTGGTGTAGGACACTACACACCAGATGAAAACAATGAATTATTACCAGGACCTGATGTGGTATATCGTGACTGGCAAGGTACACCAGCTGACGTAACTGATGATGGAATGGTTTACTACACTTTAGAAGACCAGTTTTTCTGCAAACAAGGTCAATTTAAGGGTATCTTTGGTTTACGTGATAGTAATGGCAATGTATTTAGTTCTGTAAACATTATTTTTGAAATCCAAGGCAATGACTTCCGTATTCATCAAACTACTGAATACTACAGCTCTGAATTAGAGAAGATGAAGGCTAAATTTGCAAATGATACTGGGCAAGCGATTAATGACTTACATGAAAGATATAAGAACAAAGCTCAAAAATCAGAAGACACATTAGATAATATTCAAAAAAGTCTTGATACCATAGACGCATCTTTTAAATCAGCTTCAACATCTGCTAAAGCAATTCAGGATAGAATTGATAGTGAAGATATTATAACTACTGCTCGTTTTAATGACGTTACTAAGGGGTTAACCAAAGATATTACTGCTAAACTGTCTGAAATTTCGTCAACTATTCCCTGGCTAAAAAATGTAAAAGCAATTGAAGAGAAGTATCCTAATGGTTATTCTGGAGCTGTTATTGCAACTGATACGATGCACAAGTGGCTATATTATGATGGACGCTGGAATGATGCTGGACTGTATACAGAATCAATTACTAAAGATGGGGATATCGTTGCATATTTAGATGAAGGAAAAGTGCTAAATTGGGATCCTAACAGTTCAGATTGTAAGCTGGATTTATCAGATATGACTACAGGTATTACTATTCGTGGTGCAGTTGATATTTCTTTTACTAAAGAAGAAATCTATAAAACATTTAATTCTTCTCCTGAAACTAAATTAAATGGAGATATTGTCACTGGTAAATCTTTTGCATTGATCTTTTACTTTTCAACAAACAAACTCGGTATTATTAACCCATCAGATGATCTTATTACACAAGATGCAAAGATTTTATTTTTACATCACTATACCAGTACTAATGATGGACTATTAGTAAGTACACAACGCTATTTAGATCAATTGAAAAAACTTCAAATTAATGATGCCAACACTCCTTATGCGTATGTAGCAGAGGGCAAAAACCTAAATTATGATTACTGGGATAATGAGTGCAATTTAAAATTTGATGGTGATTGGGTTGAAGTTTGGTTTAATAAATGGAAATGGGACGTTAAGGTTTCTGATATTTTAGAATCAGCTAAAAATTCTAAGGTTGTTACTGTTACAGATGATAATGTTATTAAAGGCGCGCAATTCATCATGTACTTTGATGGCAATGACAAAAAAATAAAATTCTCTAAAGATAAAGATGGAGTCCCAATTGGTGGTATTGCATTGTTTACACATCAATACAATTCTTATAATGTTGGACCATTAGTCGATTTTTATGTACATAAACAAGCTCAAGAATTTATTCGAAAATATGAAAAAGCTGAGCAAAAAAACAACAAAGTTCCAGCATATTTTAAAGATAACTTAACTCAAGGAATTGATAGAGTTAACCAAAATATGGGTGAAGCAGGTCCGAATTCAATGTCATTCCTGTTCATTACTGATATGCACTGGGGTGGAAATGCAAAGCATTCACCAGCTTTAGTTCATGAAGTAATGAAACATACAGGATTACCACTTATGGTAAACGGTGGAGATTTATTTGACCAAGGTGAAAAATCTGCTATGCGAAATGAAGTGACTACGGCTATTAATACTGTTCAATATCCTGGAACTTTTATGGCAACTGTAAGAGGTAATCATGATGGTAACTGGAACAATTGGGGAGGACAACATGACCATCCTGATTGGAAGTTCTCATATAGTGACATTTATGGTTATGAATTTGCATATATGATGCGCAATAAAAATTTGGTCAATGATTTCCATTACTTAAATATAGGTAATGATTTCACTTATACATTTACAACTAGTGATGGAAGTGGGCAAGTTTGGCGTTTCATTTGTGTAGACACACTTGACCTAGATGGTGGTACAAATATAAACATAGATAGCTTTAAGAAAATTTGTGATTTACTTAAAGAATCCAAGCATGAAAATATTATTTTTGTAGCACACATTTTCAGCAACAATCACGTCCATACTGATTTTGAAAAAGATCTTGAAAAGGTAATTGATGCTCGTAACTCACAAGGTACAACTACAGTGTCATGGGGATCAGTAGATTTTTCACAAACAGACAATACTTCTAAAATTATTGTATGTTTTGGTGGCCATGAACATGAAGATTATGATTGGACTACTCCTAATGGCGTACCATTCATCTTAACTGACAGTGATAACGCACCAAGAACAGAAACAACTAAATATGGTCACGATTATGGAACGATCGGTGAACAATGTTTTGATATTATGACAATTAATCCTTCTGCAAAAAAAATTAAAGCAGTTCGTATTGGAAGAGGTATCGACAGGAGTTGGAATCTACGATGAAAAATAAACTAAAAAAGCTCCTGCACTCTGAACACCCACAGCATGAGATCCTAGCTTTTGCAATGATAGGTATAGGATTAATTCTTATCTGCAATGACTTCTACTTTTTCTGGCCACCTTTTGCGGTCGGTTTCCTGAATGATGACTTAGTTGGAGGTATCTTCTTAGTTGATGGCATTCTACTTTTAAAATGGGCACTTAGTACATCAAGTAAGATCTATGCAAATCGTAATTTGCTGGTTATAACAGCTGGACTACTAGCATTTGAAGCAACCGCTGAGTTCAGTCATGGCTATGTTTCAGGAAGACCACATATGCTTATGGCTGGCTTTCTTGAAATTATCGTTTTACTCTTTGTATTTTCCATCATAGGAAAAACTAAGAAGCACAATTACTAGTAGGAGGTGGTGCTGTGGAATTCATTAAAGCACTACCTTATATAGTAGGTATATTGGCAACCGTAGGAGCTGGCATTAAGTGGTTATACGGAGAACTAAAGGAAGAAAAGAAACACTATGAAGAGCTTTACCAGCAAAAAGAAGCTGAAGTTGAAAGCTTAAAAGATAAAATCAATCAGTTGAAAATCAAGATTATTAAATTGGAGACCGAAAATGAAACTAGACATTAATTTAATTTGGGGCGTTGTTGTATTAATTGTTGCAGGAATGGCAACTGCCTATAGTGTAAATAAACAAAAGTTGGAAAAATTAAAGCTTACTCATCCTAAACTTGCAACTGTCCTTGAAACTGCTGGAGCACTAGCATTAAAAGCGACTGTATACCAAGCTTCTTTAGGCGATAATAAAGAGGGCGCTAAGAAACTGTATGATGCAACCGATGAGGTTTACTACCAAATTCAAAAGTTGTATCCAAACATTCCTATTGATAGAGCAACTGTAAGGAATGTAGTTCAACATGAATATGAAAAGATGTTAACTAATACGAAAGAAGGTTAACCATGACGCAAGCAATTAAAGACCGTAGTTACGGTATTGATGAAGCAAGCTATCAAAGCGAAAACATTGCTAGTTATCCAGGCTCTAAGTTTGCTATTGTTAAGACTACAGAAGGATTAAGTTATCAAAACCCTAAAGCTAGAAATCAAGTAATTACCGCTAAGCAAGCAGGTGTTGTAGTAGGTGGATACCACTATGCACACTTTAGTGGCAACGTAAATCAAGCTATTCAAGAAGGTAATTTCGCAGTCCAAGTTGCAAAGAATACTGGTATTCCACTAGGGTCACTTTTTGCAGCCGACTGGGAAACAGGAAGTGGTAATATCACTAATGGCAATAAGGTAGATAATACGAACGCTATCTTAGCCTTTATGGACGTGGTAGCTAAAGCTGGATATAAGCCTTTCCTATATTCAGGTAAAGAGCTACTTGAAAACAATATTGATACAAAGCGAATTACTGATAAATATGGAGATTGCTTATGGGTAGCCTACTACAAGGTTGAAGGACGGCAAGACACCGCCGACTTTAATTGGTTTCCTACAATGGACCATGTAGCTATATGGCAATTTACGGATAACTGGAAAGGTATGGGAATTGATGGCAATATTGCCGTTAAGAAATTAACTTTCAATGCGGAAGAACCTAAAGCAACAATAGAGCCTATTAAGGCTTCCACACAGCCTAAGACATGGACTGATGTTCAAGGCATGACCTGGCACGAAGAACACGGTACATTTATCACTGGCGGAGTAATTAATTTACGCTGGGGTGCTAATACCCAAAGCACAATTATTACTACATTACCTGCTGGATCGGTAGTTAAGTACAATGCCTGGGCTAGAGATGGTGTAGGTCGTGTATGGTTACAACAACCACGCGAAAACGGTCACGATGGATATTTAGTCGGACGTGTTGGTACAGAAGCATGGGGAACTTTTAAATAGAAAATTTAAAACAATAGAAAAGCCACTCTGGAGATTAAGTTCTCTGGGGTGGCTTTTGTTATATACTATGTTTAGAATAATAAAGTATGTTTACCGCATTTTAGTATGGGATAAAAGGGACAAAAAAGGGACAGACTAATGACGATAAGTGACTTTTATTGGCATTTATTGGCAACTAATTGATGCTCTAAAACATTGATAAAACAACGTCTTTTCATAAATATCAATATCGGAACACATTTATGCTATCTTCAGTCTTGTAAAGTACCACGGTGCTTAAATTTAAGAAGGCCATTAGGCCTTTTTTATTTTGCCCAATTTTAATCTATTTTGTATTAATTTGAGAAAAAGCGCATAATAGTTAATGTTTGTATGAAAGAGGGAGTGTTTTAGTTTTTTATGAAAAAAGACAAATCCGTCAAGATTGGACTAAAAAGTTTAGTTTTGATGATCTTTTCAGCCATTTTTGGCTTTAGCAATTCGTTAACTGCCTATTATCAAATGGGTTATGCAAGTATCGTTTGGTATATTATTACCGCGATTTTGTTCTTTTTACCTTCTGCTTTAATCTTTGCAGAATATGGAGCAGCCTTTAAGGGTGTTAAGGGTGGAATCTTTTCCTGGCTTAAAGGCTCAGTTAGCGAAAAAACAGCATTTATTGGAACATTTATTTGGTTAGCTGCCTGGGTAGTTTGGTTAGTATCTTCGACACAATTCTTTTTGGTTTCAGTTTCAACAGCTATTTCTGGTCATGATACTACTCAAAGTTGGCATTTTTTAAACTTATCTTCTACCCAGTTACTTGGTATTTTAGAAGTAGTATTTTTAGTAATCGTAACATTTTTTGCGGCTAAAGGCGTTGATAAGATCACTGCTGTAAGTAATGTGGGAGGATTCTTCACTTTAGCTATTACAATTGGTTTTACTTTAGTATCAATTTTGGTTTTCTTTTTAAATCATGGGCATTTAGCAGAACCGTTAACTGCCCAGTCTTTGGTTCATTCACCTAATCCTGCCTTTCAATCTCCTATTGCTGTTGTATCATTTATTGTTTATGCATTATTTGCTTATGGCGGTTTAGAGACTTCAGCTGGGGTAATTGATTCTGTTGATAAACCTGAGAAGACTTTCCCTAAGGCTTTGATTACTGCTATGATTTGGATGACAGCTTTATATGTGTTAAATATTTTAATGTGTGGAGTTGCTGCAAATTGGAGTAGTGAGTTAAGTGGTAAAAATGTTGACTTGGCCAATGTTGAATATGTTTTAATTAATAATCTAGGAGTTGAAACTGGTAAGGCATTTGGCCTTTCTCATTCAGCTTCGTTAACATTAGGTGCGGCATTTTCTCGTTTTGCTGGATTAGCCGATGTATTAGCTGGTATTTCTGCAGCATTTTTGATGGTCTATTCGCCAGTTAAGTCATTTATCGAGGGCTGTGACCCCAAACTTTTACCTAAAAATTTGGTTAAATTAAATAAGCATGGTATGCCAGAACGATCTATGTGGCTTCAAGCTGCTATTGTCAGTGTTATTATCTTATTTATTTCCTTTGGTGGTAATGCAGCAGGTCAATTCTATACTATCTTAATGGACATGATGAACGTATCATCATCTGCACCATACTTATTCTTAATTGGAGCATATCCTTTCTTTAAGATGAAGAAAGATATCGATCGTCCATTTGTTTTTATTGAAGGTAAAAAACGTGTTTGGGCAGTAACTATTGTTGTTTGGCTAGTAGTGGCAATTGGTATTGTCTTTACTTGTATTGAGCCGCTATTTACTGGCGATTATGCAACATCCTTCTGGACTGCTATTGGACCTGTAGCCTTTGGAATTATGGCTTGGGTATATTATGCCTATCAAGAAAGAAAAAGCTCTACTATAGTTGAGGAAGAAGAATAAAAGTTAATAAATAGAAAAAGACATCTTTAGTTATAAACTGAAGATGTCTTTTTTCTACAAAATTGGTGAAAGCAATCTTGAGAAGTATTGTTTAAATTTACGCCAGTGTGATTGTTGGTCGAAGTACTGCTTAGTTAATAAAGTGGATTTTTTTAGATCCTTTTCAAAAATTTCTTTTAATTCTTTTGCAAGAACAGGACTGTACGTAAAAGCATTTACTTCAAAATTAAGTTGGTAACTCCGAAAATCTTGGTTAGCCGAGCCAACTGAGGCGATATTAGAACCACTAACAATAGTTTTAGCATGTATAAAGCCATTATCATATTTGTAAACCTTAACTCCGTGATTAACGAGATATTTAGCATAATACTCGGTTGCTCGATAAACAAAGGGATGATCAGGCATAGAAGGAATCATAATTCTAACGTCTACGCCACTTTTGGCAGAAATGATTAATGCTTCTAAGATAGAATCACCTGGAATTAAATAAGGGGTTTGAATATAGACATAATTTTGGGCTTGAGCAATGATTTCTTCATAAGCTCGACGAATACCAAAGTTACTGTTATCAGGTCCTGAAGAAACAATTTGCATTGGAACTAAATTTTTATCTCGAACAACTTTTAGCTTAAAGTTTCCAATTAAATTGTCGACATTATAGATAGGAAGATTTGACTTGCGGCAACTCGTATTCCAATCCATTGCAAAGCGAATTTCCATCAATAGAGCAGCTTGTCCTACAACTCTTAGGTGAGTATCACGCCAATGTCCAAATTTTTTACTTCGATCAACGTATTGATCTCCAATATTGAAACCGCCAATATAACCAATCTGATTATCGATAATAACTAATTTACGATGTAGATGATAATTAGCACGAGGAGTAGTGAAGAGACGATTACCAGCTGTTGAAATAAAAGGTTGGGCACTTCCTCCTAATTTCCTAAGCTTATTAAAAAACGATGGTCTTGTTCCACGAGAGCCCCCAACATCATATAAAACTCTAACTTTAACGCCACGTTCGGCTGCATTTTCTAAAGCTCGTAAAACTTGATTACCAAGTTGGTCATCATAAAAAGTATAAAATTCTACATTAATACTAGTTTTAGCTTGATTAATATTTTCAATAAGATTTTTGAATAGAACTTTTCCTTCAATAAAAGTTTTCACTTCATTATTAAAGGTAAGAAGGGCATCATCGTTGTTTAAATTCATTTCAACGAGTCTGCGCGTTCTAGGATTTCGATCTTTGTTAGGCAATAAATCATGTAATTTTAATAGCTTATTTTGTTGATTTAAAAATTGATCACGAAACTTTTGCTGTTCTGCCTTAATTGAAAAAATATCATCATGAGATAATTGTCGACCAGTAAATAAATATAGGATAAAGCCCACATAGGGTAAAATCGATAAGATTAAAAGCCAAGCCCATGTGGATGCAATATCGCGATGGCTACGAAAGACAGTCCAAATTGCTAAACCGACATTAATTAGCCAAAGTACTTCGATAATCCGTCGAATGATATCCCAGGTTAAAATCATTAAAATTCCTCCAAATTGTGTGATAATTTATTCTACCATATCTTAAAACACACAAAATATAGTATTTGTATTTACCAAAGCACTAAATATATGATAATTTAAAATGGAATATGCGCAATAGAAAGAAGAAAGATAATGGCAACTTTAGAGCAACCATATTTAGACTTATTAAATAAAATTATGACTGAAGGTCATGATAAAGAAGATAGAACTGGAACAGGAACTAGAAGTTTATTTGGAGCACAAATGCGCTTTGATTTGAGTGAAGGTTTTCCAATCTTAACAAACAAAAGAGTTCCGTTTGGTTTGATCAAAAGTGAGTTATTGTGGTTTTTAAGAGGAGACACTAATATTCGTTTTTTACTAGAACACAATAATCATATTTGGGACGAATGGGCATTTAAAAATTGGGTTGAAAGCAGCAAATATCAAGGCCCTGACATGACTGACTTTGGTCTTAGAAGTCAAAAAGATCCTGACTTTAAAAAAGTTTATCAAGAAGAAATGAAGAAATTTGATGAGCGAATCTTAGCTGATCAAGATTTTGCAAAAAAGTTCGGCAATCTTGGGGATGTTTATGGTGCACAATGGCGTCACTGGCAAAAACGTGAGGGCGGCTTTATTGATCAAATTCAAAATGTAATTGATCAGATTAAGAAAACACCATATTCTAGACGCCTAATTGTTAGTGCCTGGAACCCTGAAGATGTACCAACTTCTGCATTGCCACCTTGCCATGTTTTATTTCAGTTTTATGTTAATGATGGCAAATTAAGTGTGCAGCTTTATCAACGGTCTGGAGATATGTTCTTAGGAGTACCATTCAATATTGCTAGTTACTCTTTATTGGTTAATTTGATTGCTAGAGAAACTGGTCTTAAACCTGGTGAATTTATTCATACACTAGGAGATGCTCATATTTATAAGAATCACTTTGATCAAGTGAATGAACTTTTGACGAGAAAGCCGTATGATTCGCCAAGTCTTTGGTTGAATCCTGATAAGAAAAAAATTGAAGACTTTGAAATGTCAGACATTAAATTAATAGATTATAAGCACCATGGGACAATTAAAGCTCCTGTTGCGGTTTAAGGATAAAAAGAAATGATAAGATTTATTTGGGCAGAGGATGAAGCTGGGCATATCGGTTATCAAGGGACATTGCCTTGGCATTTACCAGCAGATTTAAAACACTTTAAAGAATTAACTGCTAGTCATTTTATTGTGATGGGAAGGAAAACTTTTGATAGTTTTCCAGGATTATTGCCAAAGAGACAACATATTATTCTTTCAACTAATCCAATTTTGCAACGTAAATATCAAGATGAAACTCGAGTTAAAGTTTTTTCTCAGCTTCAACAGTTGAAAAATTGGATTGAGGATCATAGAGAAGAAACAATTGACATTATTGGTGGCGCAAGAGTATTTGAAGAATTTAAAGATGATGTAGATATTCTTGAAAAGACGAAAATTTATCATATTTTTAAGGGTGATACAACAATGCCAGATATAAATTATGGTGGTTTTAGTCAAGCTAAAATTGAGCATCATAAGTCCGATGATAAGAATAAATATGACTATGATTTTTTAGAATATAAAAGAGTAGAAAATTAGTA of the Lactobacillus isalae genome contains:
- a CDS encoding holin, with product MKLDINLIWGVVVLIVAGMATAYSVNKQKLEKLKLTHPKLATVLETAGALALKATVYQASLGDNKEGAKKLYDATDEVYYQIQKLYPNIPIDRATVRNVVQHEYEKMLTNTKEG
- a CDS encoding metallophosphoesterase family protein, which gives rise to MGVNIVNNGKPYFFRFDISKEGGMSARITDYLKTRVNDNGKKVPVKWFDQGMVMNVHGMSPFIQGGVGHYTPDENNELLPGPDVVYRDWQGTPADVTDDGMVYYTLEDQFFCKQGQFKGIFGLRDSNGNVFSSVNIIFEIQGNDFRIHQTTEYYSSELEKMKAKFANDTGQAINDLHERYKNKAQKSEDTLDNIQKSLDTIDASFKSASTSAKAIQDRIDSEDIITTARFNDVTKGLTKDITAKLSEISSTIPWLKNVKAIEEKYPNGYSGAVIATDTMHKWLYYDGRWNDAGLYTESITKDGDIVAYLDEGKVLNWDPNSSDCKLDLSDMTTGITIRGAVDISFTKEEIYKTFNSSPETKLNGDIVTGKSFALIFYFSTNKLGIINPSDDLITQDAKILFLHHYTSTNDGLLVSTQRYLDQLKKLQINDANTPYAYVAEGKNLNYDYWDNECNLKFDGDWVEVWFNKWKWDVKVSDILESAKNSKVVTVTDDNVIKGAQFIMYFDGNDKKIKFSKDKDGVPIGGIALFTHQYNSYNVGPLVDFYVHKQAQEFIRKYEKAEQKNNKVPAYFKDNLTQGIDRVNQNMGEAGPNSMSFLFITDMHWGGNAKHSPALVHEVMKHTGLPLMVNGGDLFDQGEKSAMRNEVTTAINTVQYPGTFMATVRGNHDGNWNNWGGQHDHPDWKFSYSDIYGYEFAYMMRNKNLVNDFHYLNIGNDFTYTFTTSDGSGQVWRFICVDTLDLDGGTNINIDSFKKICDLLKESKHENIIFVAHIFSNNHVHTDFEKDLEKVIDARNSQGTTTVSWGSVDFSQTDNTSKIIVCFGGHEHEDYDWTTPNGVPFILTDSDNAPRTETTKYGHDYGTIGEQCFDIMTINPSAKKIKAVRIGRGIDRSWNLR
- a CDS encoding BppU family phage baseplate upper protein, whose translation is MINRIILDLSKKNNSLNEIIRLRQGENNSTEIQATVTANNQAYNLNGSTAELHMKKPDYEVYVTKATINNNEIICKLTSDAVKFSGKATAYFQITNGNSVVTTEDFKLEILPALNLVKKKDPNEPQPIDLQVMNNNDERKAEWV
- the yjeM gene encoding glutamate/gamma-aminobutyrate family transporter YjeM; protein product: MKKDKSVKIGLKSLVLMIFSAIFGFSNSLTAYYQMGYASIVWYIITAILFFLPSALIFAEYGAAFKGVKGGIFSWLKGSVSEKTAFIGTFIWLAAWVVWLVSSTQFFLVSVSTAISGHDTTQSWHFLNLSSTQLLGILEVVFLVIVTFFAAKGVDKITAVSNVGGFFTLAITIGFTLVSILVFFLNHGHLAEPLTAQSLVHSPNPAFQSPIAVVSFIVYALFAYGGLETSAGVIDSVDKPEKTFPKALITAMIWMTALYVLNILMCGVAANWSSELSGKNVDLANVEYVLINNLGVETGKAFGLSHSASLTLGAAFSRFAGLADVLAGISAAFLMVYSPVKSFIEGCDPKLLPKNLVKLNKHGMPERSMWLQAAIVSVIILFISFGGNAAGQFYTILMDMMNVSSSAPYLFLIGAYPFFKMKKDIDRPFVFIEGKKRVWAVTIVVWLVVAIGIVFTCIEPLFTGDYATSFWTAIGPVAFGIMAWVYYAYQERKSSTIVEEEE
- a CDS encoding phage tail spike protein — its product is MLARPILFKSASDPTNTLGLGVMTGFKDWRVKTEKNMIPKLTGTYSLNNYLSSFINNDCVIMADASQHRLNQIFKIDKLSQKVDEHGKGTIDIEAHHIAGELIKNSIAHDIFLVNASPQKLWDTLMANLTASDFKKFHFHTDIVSVANISIQWKEVTTLQDILFGDSNSSTDSFTKLWNGQWYFDNYDIYFLQKIGSGNKLSVTYGQNLKTLSQDLSIQNTYTAVQGYASKKEEYTPTTTITITTTENKNTDQPKGQTHPVNGDWGPVIKYAAKVMGVTCDDDYVAKIKNMIQGESSGNEKAVNNWDANAKAGHPTLGLIQFRQDTFDRYKVKPYTNIWAGFDQLCALFNMSDWKSQVNSWQKVRAWSPNGKKRMDEVKNTSAIQISWGWPFPSVGEGKFTGGQLFGINPGGEFRTNNFHDGLDFGSVDHPGNEVHAIHDGKVTIIGNDSYIGWHVVTHSNDGYDIVYQEAFSNRGNIKVSQGQEVKTGDVIGIRDTNHVHIGVTNKSWVEGYNGHSFDPNWGWLDPLKLIKDGSKPGELVVSQKTVEIGQECDIGLVQYIGSGRVATYSSPIDKRTSGQYIKPGQHIRIIRKYTGNGTDWYKITDNNWINADFINVNNGSKYLFNSIQGKGHIKWDESVKIPSLEVFKRTLKTKYLYSKIPVHLYPNVNSPTESSLDTSSDEKIIYRTKDDDGIDWYGLSNKQWINSQNLVLGAYAYQPAKGIGKTNKTASIFAEPGNSNIGTVNQNTECKVFMIAKNQGKTWYNIGGQRWINSQDISFTTAPLPIAEVVNGKDLPPNYTDKLTVYDSPAWDRKVNGKYVGKNELVNISGQANSDNQVWYRVEKGWINGKYVDFSQKGDVKPYDPKAKSIPNNDDNAIVLKEVYLKAPNANKFENEKILKHDFSEYNINSSDQLKGLVQSYIYDKRVGEVEVNLTIDFYQMKNELAQLKSCDVGYEASVFFKKLDINEATEITSLEWNGPKQRIENVHLGKKEETLRDTMNQFLAVADANSQKNASESASSSESANAEAINQIKSKVYKQLDDFKVDWEAYKKNVPTQTDFQNQLQAMQTNLSKSMEEKFQELEERIKNDKSDNSGSKQEKQ
- a CDS encoding GH25 family lysozyme, translating into MTQAIKDRSYGIDEASYQSENIASYPGSKFAIVKTTEGLSYQNPKARNQVITAKQAGVVVGGYHYAHFSGNVNQAIQEGNFAVQVAKNTGIPLGSLFAADWETGSGNITNGNKVDNTNAILAFMDVVAKAGYKPFLYSGKELLENNIDTKRITDKYGDCLWVAYYKVEGRQDTADFNWFPTMDHVAIWQFTDNWKGMGIDGNIAVKKLTFNAEEPKATIEPIKASTQPKTWTDVQGMTWHEEHGTFITGGVINLRWGANTQSTIITTLPAGSVVKYNAWARDGVGRVWLQQPRENGHDGYLVGRVGTEAWGTFK